A window of the Hevea brasiliensis isolate MT/VB/25A 57/8 chromosome 6, ASM3005281v1, whole genome shotgun sequence genome harbors these coding sequences:
- the LOC110654276 gene encoding protein FAR1-RELATED SEQUENCE 6 — MDEVSLNTEPIGDDEADEFEIEGDCAMTEYVGQTGTIQGENPIPPAVGMEFESYEDVYYFYNCYAKEQGFGVRVSNTWYRKSKERYRGKLSCSSAGFKKKSEANRPRPETRTGCPAMIKFRLMENKRWRIIEVELEHNHLISPASGKFYKSHKLIGAGTKRTLQLDGPDEVQKIRMYRTVIIDSEGNEGVDDEGQCGNLLHSNQLKLREGDAQAVQDFFCRSQLMDPNFFYVVDLNEKGYMRNLFWADARSRVAYGYFGDVVAIDTSCLKEKFEVPLVSFIGVNHHGHSMPLGCGLLAGETTETYIWLLRAWLTCMLGRPPQAVITDQCRSLQTAVLDVLPRASHCLHLSHIMQRVPENLGDLFEFEAIREALSRIVNYFLRPEEFEATWEEMVQHHGIRDHRWIQTLYEDRKRWVPAYVKETFLAGLFPFQQNEIVPSIFEGYLDKHTPLKEFLDKYDQALQTNHQLEALADVDSRNSSLMLKSRCYFELQLSKLYTNEILKRFEKEVEGMYACFSTRQVGIDGQLTTYIVKEQVEVENNRQETRDFEVMYNTSEMDILCVCGLFNFKGYLCRHALSVLHQNALEEIPPQYILTRWRKDVNRSYVLDHGSGGIDTNNPVHRYDHLYKCIVRVVEEGRKSQDRYKVTLQALGEILNKLHLLED; from the coding sequence ATGGATGAAGTGTCTCTCAACACTGAGCCAATAGGTGATGATGAAGCTGATGAATTTGAGATTGAAGGAGATTGTGCAATGACAGAATATGTTGGTCAAACTGGTACGATCCAGGGAGAGAATCCTATCCCTCCTGCAGTTGGAATGGAATTTGAGTCCTATGAGGATGTGTATTACTTTTACAATTGCTATGCCAAGGAACAGGGATTTGGGGTTAGAGTAAGTAATACGTGGTACAGAAAGAGTAAAGAGAGATACAGAGGTAAGCTTAGCTGCAGTAGTGCAGGTTTCAAGAAAAAAAGTGAGGCAAACCGGCCAAGACCTGAAACAAGAACTGGTTGTCCAGCAATGATAAAGTTCAGGCTGATGGAAAACAAAAGGTGGAGAATTAttgaagttgagcttgagcacAATCACTTAATTAGCCCAGCAAGTGGAAAATTTTATAAATCACATAAGCTCATAGGTGCTGGAACCAAAAGGACATTGCAATTAGATGGTCCTGATGAAGTGCAGAAAATTAGGATGTATCGCACTGTGATAATAGATTCTGAGGGCAATGAAGGTGTAGATGATGAAGGACAATGTGGAAACCTTCTCCATTCCAATCAATTAAAACTTAGAGAAGGAGATGCCCAAGCAGTTCAAGATTTCTTTTGCCGCTCACAGTTGATGGATCCCAACTTCTTTTATGTGGTGGATCTCAATGAGAAAGGATATATGAGGAATTTGTTCTGGGCTGATGCAAGGTCAAGGGTTGCATATGGTTATTTTGGTGATGTTGTTGCAATTGACACTTCATGCTTGAAAGAAAAATTTGAGGTACCACTGGTTTCATTTATTGGAGTAAATCACCATGGGCATTCCATGCCATTGGGCTGTGGTTTGCTTGCAGGTGAGACTACTGAAACATATATATGGTTGTTGAGAGCCTGGCTTACATGTATGCTAGGACGTCCTCCACAAGCTGTCATCACTGACCAGTGCAGAAGTTTGCAAACTGCTGTTCTTGATGTTCTTCCAAGAGCTTCACATTGCCTTCATTTGTCACATATCATGCAAAGAGTTCCAGAGAATCTGGGAGATTTATTTGAATTTGAAGCAATTAGAGAAGCATTGAGTAGAATAGTAAACTACTTTCTGAGGCCTGAGGAATTTGAAGCAACTTGGGAGGAGATGGTCCAACATCATGGAATCAGGGATCATAGATGGATCCAAACTTTATATGAAGATAGGAAAAGGTGGGTTCCTGCTTATGTGAAGGAAACATTTTTGGCAGGCTTGTTTCCATTCCAGCAAAATGAGATTGTGCCTTCAATTTTTGAAGGGTATCTGGATAAACATACTCCTTTAAAAGAATTTCTGGACAAGTATGATCAAGCACTACAGACGAATCATCAACTTGAAGCCTTAGCAGATGTGGATTCAAGGAATTCAAGTTTAATGCTAAAATCAAGATGTTATTTTGAGCTACAACTCTCAAAATTGTACACAAATGAAATACTAAAGAGGTTTGAAAAAGAGGTGGAGGGCATGTATGCTTGTTTTAGCACAAGACAGGTAGGTATTGATGGGCAATTAACAACATACATAGTGAAAGAACAAGTTGAAGTTGAGAACAACAGGCAGGAAAcaagggactttgaggttatgtacaATACATCCGAAATGGATATTCTGTGTGTTTGTGGTTTGTTCAACTTTAAAGGATATTTATGTAGACATGCGCTAAGTGTTCTTCACCAAAATGCATTGGAGGAGATCCCACCTCAATACATTCTTACAAGATGGAGAAAAGATGTAAATCGATCCTACGTTCTTGATCACGGCTCTGGTGGGATTGACACTAATAACCCAGTTCACAGGTATGACCATTTGTACAAATGCATTGTGCGAGTTGTGGAGGAAGGGAGGAAATCACAAGATCGCTACAAGGTTACTCTACAAGCTTTAGGGGAGATATTAAACAAGCTTCATCTTTTAGAAGACTAG
- the LOC110654296 gene encoding zinc finger BED domain-containing protein DAYSLEEPER isoform X2: MTSMDMDSPTTPILAITPVMLPDNNEEPISEEQPNKRRRKKSIVWEHFTIETVGPGCMRACCKQCKKSFAYITGSKLAGTSHLKRHIALGICPVSRQKNEASQMTSGVKTDPPRRRYRATPGVGSIPFDQDRCNQEIAKMIIQHEYPLHMVEHPAFIDFVRTLQPQFNVASFNTIQGECVAMYLREKQHLLNLVSGIPGRVSLTLDLATSNLNIGYAFLAGHFIDDDWNLHRLVLNVVMLPFPDSDYAFNQAVVSCISDWNLESRLFTLTLDQPFSNENIIVNLRGLLSVKNPLLFNGQLLKGNCYARVLSRLAQDALGAMGEVIRRIRESVKYVKTSETHDEKFNELRQQLQVPSTKELIIDDQTKWSTTYQMLVAACELKEVFACLDTSDPVYKINPSMDDWKQVEILCTYLKLFYDAASILTGPTYPPANAFYHEVSKVQLELTHAAMSQDPFVSTLTKPLKEKFDQYWRDCFLVLAIAVVMDPRFKMKLVEFSFSRIFGEDAGMWVKFVDDGIHELFREYLAPNLSVSTSFMEAEDMGIPQSEILQEVPPKEVAPQEAHFEVPLQLDNPANASPQEVHSQGAAFQDVKPEEATPQVHSKDEPPQDASHQMMYHLEEAEQKVHPQEVSMREMQTQEIPVQEMDTREIPVQEMRAQEASVPEMHAQETPVQEIPSQEAPAHQEIPLQDADTQEVPAQEMNAQEVPAREMHAHEVPAEEMHTREVPSQDMHAEEVLSQEMHSKEVCNQEVHPQEVVAQEEHHQEVVTQEKHHQEVVAQEEHRQEVVTQEIHPPEAQTQEMHPPECQTQEMQNPESQTQEMHSPEAETQAMHPPEAQTHEVHLQEEAQTHEMHFPEEQTHDMHLQEAETHDVHSQEVQVYGMYPQETEARRMHPQEAQTHEMHHHEAQTHEMHHQEVQTQEMDHQEIQTQEMHHQEFSQEMHHYELSQEIQPYEGHHQDLPMLSIGDGLSDFDVYISEISCSQHMKSELDQYLEESLLPRVQEFDVLGWWKLNKLKYPTLSKMAADILSIPISTVPSDSVFDTGSKRIDSYRSSLRPVTLEALICAKDWLQYGSSASSLDNSNAIVKMEY; encoded by the exons ATGACTTCTATGGATATGGACTCGCCGACAACCCCTATTTTGGCCATTACTCCTGTAATGCTTCCTGATAACAATGAAGAGCCCATTTCTGAGGAGCAGCCCAATAAACGCAGGAGAAAGAAGTCGATTGTTTGGGAACACTTCACTATAGAAACTGTTGGTCCTGGTTGTATGAGGGCATGCTGCAAGCAGTGCAAGAAATCATTTGCTTATATAACTGGTTCAAAGCTAGCAGGGACCAGCCACCTTAAGCGACACATTGCCTTGGGGATCTGTCCAGTAAGCCGTCAGAAAAATGAAGCATCCCAAATGACATCAGGTGTGAAAACTGATCCACCTAGAAGACGCTACCGAGCAACTCCTGGAGTTGGAAGCATTCCCTTTGATCAGGATCGTTGCAACCAGGAGATAGCTAAGATGATTATACAGCATGAATATCCACTCCACATGGTGGAACATCCTGCCTTCATTGATTTTGTCCGAACTCTTCAACCCCAGTTCAATGTGGCGAGTTTCAACACCATTCAAGGAGAATGTGTGGCAATGTACCTGAGGGAAAAGCAACACCTTTTGAATCTTGTCAGTGGGATTCCTGGACGAGTCAGCCTTACTTTGGATTTAGCGACTTCAAACCTTAATATTGGCTATGCTTTTCTAGCAGGACACTTCATTGATGATGATTGGAATTTGCATCGCTTGGTCCTTAATGTTGTCATGCTTCCTTTTCCTGATTCGGATTATGCCTTTAATCAGGCTGTTGTGTCTTGCATATCTGATTGGAACTTGGAGAGCAGGCTATTTACCCTTACCCTTGATCAACCCTTTTCAAATGAAAACATAATTGTAAATCTCAGAGGCCTGTTGTCTGTCAAGAACCCACTTTTGttcaatggtcaattattgaaaGGGAATTGCTATGCTCGTGTTTTAAGTCGTCTTGCACAAGATGCACTTGGAGCAATGGGGGAAGTTATCAGGAGAATCCGTGAAAGTGTGAAGTATGTGAAAACCTCAGAAACACATGATGAGAAGTTTAATGAGCTGAGGCAACAACTTCAAGTCCCTAGCACAAAAGAGCTCATCATTGACGATCAAACCAAATGGAGCACTACTTACCAAATGCTGGTGGCTGCTTGTGAATTAAAGGAAGTATTTGCCTGCTTGGATACCTCTGACCCTGTTTACAAGATAAACCCATCAATGGATGATTGGAAGCAGGTGGAAATTCTGTGCACATACTTGAAGCTTTTCTATGATGCAGCTAGCATTTTAACTGGCCCAACATATCCACCTGCCAATGCATTTTATCATGAAGTGTCCAAGGTCCAGCTAGAGCTGACACATGCAGCCATGAGCCAGGACCCATTTGTCAGCACCCTAACCAAACCTTTGAAAGAGAAGTTTGATCAATATTGGAGGGACTGCTTCCTTGTTTTGGCAATTGCTGTTGTCATGGATCCGAGATTTAAAATGAAACTTGTTGAGTTCAGTTTTTCTAGGATCTTTGGTGAGGATGCTGGTATGTGGGTCAAGTTTGTTGATGATGGGATTCATGAACTCTTTCGGGAATATCTTGCACCAAATCTTTCTGTATCGACTTCTTTTATGGAAGCAGAGGATATGGGCATCCCTCAATCAGAGATACTTCAAGAAGTACCCCCTAAAGAAGTAGCACCCCAGGAAGCACACTTTGAAGTACCCCTTCAATTGGATAACCCTGCAAATGCATCTCCACAAGAAGTCCACTCTCAAGGAGCAGCCTTTCAAGATGTAAAGCCTGAAGAAGCAACTCCCCAAGTGCACTCTAAAGATGAACCTCCACAAGATGCATCTCATCAAATGATGTACCATCTTGAAGAAGCTGAACAAAAGGTGCACCCTCAGGAAGTATCAATGCGAGAGATGcagactcaggaaataccagtacAGGAGATGGACACTCGAGAAATACCAGTGCAGGAGATGCGTGCTCAAGAAGCATCAGTGCCAGAGATGCATGCTCAAGAAACACCAGTGCAGGAGATTCCCTCTCAAGAAGCACCAGCGCATCAAGAAATACCATTGCAAGATGCAGACACTCAAGAAGTACCTGCTCAAGAGATGAATGCTCAAGAAGTACCTGCTCGAGAGATGCATGCTCATGAAGTGCCTGCTGAAGAGATGCACACTCGAGAAGTACCATCTCAAGATATGCATGCTGAAGAAGTTCTGTCTCAAGAGATGCATTCTAAAGAAGTATGTAACCAAGAGGTGCACCCTCAAGAAGTGGTGGCTCAAGAGGAGCACCATCAAGAAGTGGTGACTCAGGAGAAGCACCATCAAGAAGTGGTGGCTCAAGAAGAGCACCGTCAAGAAGTGGTGACTCAGGAGATACACCCTCCAGAAGCACAGACCCAGGAGATGCATCCTCCAGAATGTCAGACCCAGGAGATGCAGAATCCAGAATCACAGACCCAGGAAATGCACTCTCCAGAAGCAGAGACCCAGGCGATGCACCCTCCGGAAGCACAGACGCATGAGGTACACCTTCAAGAAGAAGCACAGACCCATGAGATGCACTTTCCAGAAGAGCAGACTCATGACATGCACCTTCAAGAAGCAGAGACTCATGATGTGCACTCTCAAGAAGTACAGGTTTATGGGATGTACCCTCAAGAAACGGAG GCTCGCAGGATGCACCCTCAAGAAGCACAGACCCACGAGATGCACCATCATGAAGCACAGACGCATGAGATGCACCATCAAGAAGTACAGACTCAAGAGATGGACCATCAAGAAATACAGACTCAAGAGATGCACCATCAAGAGTTCTCCCAAGAGATGCACCATTATGAGCTCTCTCAAGAGATACAGCCTTATGAAGGGCACCATCAAGATTTACCTATGCTTTCTATTGGGGATGGGCTTTCTGATTTTGATGTGTATATATCTGAGATTTCATGTAGCCAACACATGAAATCAGAATTGGATCAGTATCTCGAGGAGTCTCTCTTGCCTCGGGTACAAGAATTTGATGTGTTAGGTTGGTGGAAACTAAACAAACTGAAGTACCCAACTCTCTCTAAGATGGCTGCTGATATTTTGTCAATCCCAATTTCTACTGTTCCTTCTGATTCTGTATTTGACACTGGAAGTAAAAGGATAGATAGCTACCGGAGTTCACTGCGACCTGTTACACTTGAAGCCCTTATTTGTGCTAAGGATTGGCTTCAATATGGATCATCAGCATCATCATTGGATAATTCTAATGCAATTGTGAAAATGGAATATTAG
- the LOC110654296 gene encoding zinc finger BED domain-containing protein DAYSLEEPER isoform X1 gives MTSMDMDSPTTPILAITPVMLPDNNEEPISEEQPNKRRRKKSIVWEHFTIETVGPGCMRACCKQCKKSFAYITGSKLAGTSHLKRHIALGICPVSRQKNEASQMTSGVKTDPPRRRYRATPGVGSIPFDQDRCNQEIAKMIIQHEYPLHMVEHPAFIDFVRTLQPQFNVASFNTIQGECVAMYLREKQHLLNLVSGIPGRVSLTLDLATSNLNIGYAFLAGHFIDDDWNLHRLVLNVVMLPFPDSDYAFNQAVVSCISDWNLESRLFTLTLDQPFSNENIIVNLRGLLSVKNPLLFNGQLLKGNCYARVLSRLAQDALGAMGEVIRRIRESVKYVKTSETHDEKFNELRQQLQVPSTKELIIDDQTKWSTTYQMLVAACELKEVFACLDTSDPVYKINPSMDDWKQVEILCTYLKLFYDAASILTGPTYPPANAFYHEVSKVQLELTHAAMSQDPFVSTLTKPLKEKFDQYWRDCFLVLAIAVVMDPRFKMKLVEFSFSRIFGEDAGMWVKFVDDGIHELFREYLAPNLSVSTSFMEAEDMGIPQSEILQEVPPKEVAPQEAHFEVPLQLDNPANASPQEVHSQGAAFQDVKPEEATPQVHSKDEPPQDASHQMMYHLEEAEQKVHPQEVSMREMQTQEIPVQEMDTREIPVQEMRAQEASVPEMHAQETPVQEIPSQEAPAHQEIPLQDADTQEVPAQEMNAQEVPAREMHAHEVPAEEMHTREVPSQDMHAEEVLSQEMHSKEVCNQEVHPQEVVAQEEHHQEVVTQEKHHQEVVAQEEHRQEVVTQEIHPPEAQTQEMHPPECQTQEMQNPESQTQEMHSPEAETQAMHPPEAQTHEVHLQEEAQTHEMHFPEEQTHDMHLQEAETHDVHSQEVQVYGMYPQETEARRMHPQEMEARRMHPQEAQTHEMHHHEAQTHEMHHQEVQTQEMDHQEIQTQEMHHQEFSQEMHHYELSQEIQPYEGHHQDLPMLSIGDGLSDFDVYISEISCSQHMKSELDQYLEESLLPRVQEFDVLGWWKLNKLKYPTLSKMAADILSIPISTVPSDSVFDTGSKRIDSYRSSLRPVTLEALICAKDWLQYGSSASSLDNSNAIVKMEY, from the coding sequence ATGACTTCTATGGATATGGACTCGCCGACAACCCCTATTTTGGCCATTACTCCTGTAATGCTTCCTGATAACAATGAAGAGCCCATTTCTGAGGAGCAGCCCAATAAACGCAGGAGAAAGAAGTCGATTGTTTGGGAACACTTCACTATAGAAACTGTTGGTCCTGGTTGTATGAGGGCATGCTGCAAGCAGTGCAAGAAATCATTTGCTTATATAACTGGTTCAAAGCTAGCAGGGACCAGCCACCTTAAGCGACACATTGCCTTGGGGATCTGTCCAGTAAGCCGTCAGAAAAATGAAGCATCCCAAATGACATCAGGTGTGAAAACTGATCCACCTAGAAGACGCTACCGAGCAACTCCTGGAGTTGGAAGCATTCCCTTTGATCAGGATCGTTGCAACCAGGAGATAGCTAAGATGATTATACAGCATGAATATCCACTCCACATGGTGGAACATCCTGCCTTCATTGATTTTGTCCGAACTCTTCAACCCCAGTTCAATGTGGCGAGTTTCAACACCATTCAAGGAGAATGTGTGGCAATGTACCTGAGGGAAAAGCAACACCTTTTGAATCTTGTCAGTGGGATTCCTGGACGAGTCAGCCTTACTTTGGATTTAGCGACTTCAAACCTTAATATTGGCTATGCTTTTCTAGCAGGACACTTCATTGATGATGATTGGAATTTGCATCGCTTGGTCCTTAATGTTGTCATGCTTCCTTTTCCTGATTCGGATTATGCCTTTAATCAGGCTGTTGTGTCTTGCATATCTGATTGGAACTTGGAGAGCAGGCTATTTACCCTTACCCTTGATCAACCCTTTTCAAATGAAAACATAATTGTAAATCTCAGAGGCCTGTTGTCTGTCAAGAACCCACTTTTGttcaatggtcaattattgaaaGGGAATTGCTATGCTCGTGTTTTAAGTCGTCTTGCACAAGATGCACTTGGAGCAATGGGGGAAGTTATCAGGAGAATCCGTGAAAGTGTGAAGTATGTGAAAACCTCAGAAACACATGATGAGAAGTTTAATGAGCTGAGGCAACAACTTCAAGTCCCTAGCACAAAAGAGCTCATCATTGACGATCAAACCAAATGGAGCACTACTTACCAAATGCTGGTGGCTGCTTGTGAATTAAAGGAAGTATTTGCCTGCTTGGATACCTCTGACCCTGTTTACAAGATAAACCCATCAATGGATGATTGGAAGCAGGTGGAAATTCTGTGCACATACTTGAAGCTTTTCTATGATGCAGCTAGCATTTTAACTGGCCCAACATATCCACCTGCCAATGCATTTTATCATGAAGTGTCCAAGGTCCAGCTAGAGCTGACACATGCAGCCATGAGCCAGGACCCATTTGTCAGCACCCTAACCAAACCTTTGAAAGAGAAGTTTGATCAATATTGGAGGGACTGCTTCCTTGTTTTGGCAATTGCTGTTGTCATGGATCCGAGATTTAAAATGAAACTTGTTGAGTTCAGTTTTTCTAGGATCTTTGGTGAGGATGCTGGTATGTGGGTCAAGTTTGTTGATGATGGGATTCATGAACTCTTTCGGGAATATCTTGCACCAAATCTTTCTGTATCGACTTCTTTTATGGAAGCAGAGGATATGGGCATCCCTCAATCAGAGATACTTCAAGAAGTACCCCCTAAAGAAGTAGCACCCCAGGAAGCACACTTTGAAGTACCCCTTCAATTGGATAACCCTGCAAATGCATCTCCACAAGAAGTCCACTCTCAAGGAGCAGCCTTTCAAGATGTAAAGCCTGAAGAAGCAACTCCCCAAGTGCACTCTAAAGATGAACCTCCACAAGATGCATCTCATCAAATGATGTACCATCTTGAAGAAGCTGAACAAAAGGTGCACCCTCAGGAAGTATCAATGCGAGAGATGcagactcaggaaataccagtacAGGAGATGGACACTCGAGAAATACCAGTGCAGGAGATGCGTGCTCAAGAAGCATCAGTGCCAGAGATGCATGCTCAAGAAACACCAGTGCAGGAGATTCCCTCTCAAGAAGCACCAGCGCATCAAGAAATACCATTGCAAGATGCAGACACTCAAGAAGTACCTGCTCAAGAGATGAATGCTCAAGAAGTACCTGCTCGAGAGATGCATGCTCATGAAGTGCCTGCTGAAGAGATGCACACTCGAGAAGTACCATCTCAAGATATGCATGCTGAAGAAGTTCTGTCTCAAGAGATGCATTCTAAAGAAGTATGTAACCAAGAGGTGCACCCTCAAGAAGTGGTGGCTCAAGAGGAGCACCATCAAGAAGTGGTGACTCAGGAGAAGCACCATCAAGAAGTGGTGGCTCAAGAAGAGCACCGTCAAGAAGTGGTGACTCAGGAGATACACCCTCCAGAAGCACAGACCCAGGAGATGCATCCTCCAGAATGTCAGACCCAGGAGATGCAGAATCCAGAATCACAGACCCAGGAAATGCACTCTCCAGAAGCAGAGACCCAGGCGATGCACCCTCCGGAAGCACAGACGCATGAGGTACACCTTCAAGAAGAAGCACAGACCCATGAGATGCACTTTCCAGAAGAGCAGACTCATGACATGCACCTTCAAGAAGCAGAGACTCATGATGTGCACTCTCAAGAAGTACAGGTTTATGGGATGTACCCTCAAGAAACGGAGGCTCGCAGGATGCACCCTCAAGAAATGGAGGCTCGCAGGATGCACCCTCAAGAAGCACAGACCCACGAGATGCACCATCATGAAGCACAGACGCATGAGATGCACCATCAAGAAGTACAGACTCAAGAGATGGACCATCAAGAAATACAGACTCAAGAGATGCACCATCAAGAGTTCTCCCAAGAGATGCACCATTATGAGCTCTCTCAAGAGATACAGCCTTATGAAGGGCACCATCAAGATTTACCTATGCTTTCTATTGGGGATGGGCTTTCTGATTTTGATGTGTATATATCTGAGATTTCATGTAGCCAACACATGAAATCAGAATTGGATCAGTATCTCGAGGAGTCTCTCTTGCCTCGGGTACAAGAATTTGATGTGTTAGGTTGGTGGAAACTAAACAAACTGAAGTACCCAACTCTCTCTAAGATGGCTGCTGATATTTTGTCAATCCCAATTTCTACTGTTCCTTCTGATTCTGTATTTGACACTGGAAGTAAAAGGATAGATAGCTACCGGAGTTCACTGCGACCTGTTACACTTGAAGCCCTTATTTGTGCTAAGGATTGGCTTCAATATGGATCATCAGCATCATCATTGGATAATTCTAATGCAATTGTGAAAATGGAATATTAG
- the LOC110654283 gene encoding uncharacterized protein LOC110654283 translates to MKFKAFLTENGVSLLERRFLPALEKMGKVCHLFLTRDHTIFLHNLLNGDGVQSIAQFRKEALFDDYRISSQNEDRIAFAIDISLLYRALRSSVSICSEFGGGGATENRLQIKLVKKLPPNCTQPMPFLTFETKGYKSAVIQDVPISKPLSRAQVLELQTALDMAQDLPQTLVQVPDLNQLQSYVDRMKHVGDLLNVSISKYGDLHVQISTTLITLGAEFRKLLVIGDKAQAPPEDQNLSAQTRSQRAISRGDAQSVQVSVKHFSKSLQCHLAKPDCAFYGIVPPGACLTVIFQFFIPGTRQTDKSISLHCRLPVLDPGSS, encoded by the coding sequence ATGAAGTTCAAGGCATTCCTCACAGAGAATGGTGTTAGCCTATTAGAAAGGAGGTTCCTACCTGCCTTGGAAAAAATGGGGAAGGTATGCCACCTTTTCCTTACCAGGGACCATACTATCTTCCTTCACAACCTTCTCAATGGGGATGGAGTTCAATCCATTGCTCAATTTCGAAAAGAGGCCCTCTTTGATGATTATCGCATTTCCAGCCAGAATGAGGaccgcattgcttttgccatagACATTTCCCTTCTCTACCGTGCTCTACGAAGCAGTGTCAGTATTTGCAGTGAATTTGGGGGTGGTGGAGCCACTGAAAATCGTCTCCAGATTAAATTGGTGAAGAAACTGCCACCAAACTGTACACAGCCAATGCCTTTTCTTACATTTGAAACCAAGGGTTATAAATCAGCAGTTATTCAGGATGTACCAATATCAAAACCATTGTCCAGAGCTCAAGTGCTGGAACTTCAAACTGCTCTTGATATGGCCCAAGATCTGCCTCAGACTTTGGTTCAAGTTCCAGACTTGAATCAGTTGCAAAGCTATGTGGACAGGATGAAGCATGTTGGTGATTTACTAAATGTCTCTATAAGCAAGTATGGAGATCTTCATGTGCAAATATCAACTACATTGATCACACTTGGTGCTGAATTCAGGAAATTGTTGGTTATTGGAGACAAAGCTCAAGCTCCACCTGAGGATCAAAATTTAAGTGCTCAGACTCGGTCGCAGAGGGCAATATCAAGGGGAGATGCTCAGTCTGTCCAAGTAAGTGTAAAGCATTTTTCCAAAAGTCTTCAATGTCATCTAGCCAAACCGGACTGTGCTTTCTATGGGATTGTTCCTCCAGGGGCTTGCTTGACAGTAATATTCCAATTTTTCATCCCTGGAACGCGTCAAACAGATAAATCAATAAGTCTACATTGCAGGCTCCCTGTGCTTGATCCCGGATCAAGCTGA